In one window of Musa acuminata AAA Group cultivar baxijiao chromosome BXJ3-2, Cavendish_Baxijiao_AAA, whole genome shotgun sequence DNA:
- the LOC135583281 gene encoding LOB domain-containing protein 4-like isoform X2, whose translation MTEEGRKNSTVSPCAACKLLRRRCTQECVFAPYFPADEPHKFAIVHRVFGASNVSKLLQIAVQHRGDAVSSLVYEANARVRDPVYGCVAAISSLHRQIQALQAQLAVAHAQMAHLRTQNAACLDRVGLGHGQISMGGTGCSTSTGSSSSLSPKHHTLDTVALDQPGSSQPPVW comes from the exons ATGACAGAGGAAGGGAGAAAGAACAGCACGGTTTCGCCATGCGCGGCATGCAAGCTCTTGCGGCGACGGTGCACACAGGAGTGCGTCTTTGCTCCATACTTCCCAGCCGACGAGCCGCACAAGTTCGCCATCGTGCACAGGGTATTTGGAGCTAGCAATGTCAGCAAGCTCTtgcag ATTGCAGTGCAGCACCGAGGGGATGCAGTGAGCAGCCTGGTGTACGAGGCCAACGCCCGGGTGCGAGATCCGGTGTACGGGTGCGTCGCCGCCATCTCCTCCCTCCATCGCCAGATCCAGGCGCTCCAGGCTCAGCTGGCCGTCGCCCACGCGCAGATGGCGCACCTGCGCACGCAGAACGCCGCCTGCCTCGACCGCGTCGGCCTCGGCCACGGCCAGATCTCCATGGGCGGCACAGGTTGCAGCACCAGCACAGGCTCCTCGTCATCCCTGTCGCCCAAGCACCATACCCTGGACACGGTGGCGCTGGACCAGCCTGGCTCCAGTCAGCCACCAGTTTGGTGA
- the LOC135583281 gene encoding LOB domain-containing protein 4-like isoform X1, translating into MTEEGRKNSTVSPCAACKLLRRRCTQECVFAPYFPADEPHKFAIVHRVFGASNVSKLLQEIAVQHRGDAVSSLVYEANARVRDPVYGCVAAISSLHRQIQALQAQLAVAHAQMAHLRTQNAACLDRVGLGHGQISMGGTGCSTSTGSSSSLSPKHHTLDTVALDQPGSSQPPVW; encoded by the exons ATGACAGAGGAAGGGAGAAAGAACAGCACGGTTTCGCCATGCGCGGCATGCAAGCTCTTGCGGCGACGGTGCACACAGGAGTGCGTCTTTGCTCCATACTTCCCAGCCGACGAGCCGCACAAGTTCGCCATCGTGCACAGGGTATTTGGAGCTAGCAATGTCAGCAAGCTCTtgcag GAGATTGCAGTGCAGCACCGAGGGGATGCAGTGAGCAGCCTGGTGTACGAGGCCAACGCCCGGGTGCGAGATCCGGTGTACGGGTGCGTCGCCGCCATCTCCTCCCTCCATCGCCAGATCCAGGCGCTCCAGGCTCAGCTGGCCGTCGCCCACGCGCAGATGGCGCACCTGCGCACGCAGAACGCCGCCTGCCTCGACCGCGTCGGCCTCGGCCACGGCCAGATCTCCATGGGCGGCACAGGTTGCAGCACCAGCACAGGCTCCTCGTCATCCCTGTCGCCCAAGCACCATACCCTGGACACGGTGGCGCTGGACCAGCCTGGCTCCAGTCAGCCACCAGTTTGGTGA
- the LOC103975653 gene encoding uncharacterized protein LOC103975653, translated as MAARIMAQRAMQALRAGQPAQGRQASLVLKNHWQSFNSGSSSSKFKDDEEKEKLAKEIAKDWNAVFERSINTLFLTEMVRGLMLTLKYFFERKVTINYPFEKGPLSPRFRGEHALRRYPTGEERCIACKLCEAICPAQAITIEAEEREDGSRRTTRYDIDMTKCIYCGFCQEACPVDAIVEGPNFEFATETHEELLYDKEKLLENGDRWETEISENLRSESLYR; from the exons ATGGCGGCGAGGATCATGGCACAGCGAGCTATGCAGGCTCTTCGTGCAGGGCAGCCG GCCCAAGGTAGACAAGCTTCGTTGGTGTTGAAAAATCACTGGCAATCATTCAATTCAGGCTCATCATCTTCAAAATTTAAAG ATGATGAAGAGAAAGAGAAGCTTGCTAAGGAGATTGCCAAGGATTGGAATGCTG TTTTCGAGCGCAGTATAAATACACTATTTCTGACTGAAATGGTGCGTGGATTGATGCTGACATTAAAGTACTTTTTTGAGAGGAAAGTTACA ATAAATTATCCCTTCGAGAAGGGTCCTTTGAGCCCCCGCTTTCGAGGAGAGCATGCTCTTCGACGTTATCCGACTGGTGAGGAGCGGTGTATTGCTTGCAAACTTTGTGAAGCG ATATGCCCAGCACAAGCAATTACCATCGAGGCAGAAGAACGAGAGGATGGTAGTCGTCGGACTACGAG GTATGATATTGACATGACGAAATGCATTTACTGTGGGTTCTGCCAAGAGGCATGCCCTGTCGATGCCATAGTTGAAGGTCCCAACTTTGAGTTTGCCACTGAGACACACGAG GAGTTGTTATATGACAAGGAGAAACTGCTGGAAAATGGGGACCGTTGGGAAACCGAGATTTCCGAAAACCTCAGATCCGAGAGCCTCTATCGCTGA
- the LOC135631100 gene encoding homeobox protein knotted-1-like 2, translating into MEEFSHLGGGSTSRGANFLYLPSSTTTTTSAAAQLNAAAYGRSCHPTLPYLQPPVPLKPEVGSSLQPSSSQERAVDGRGQGEISPGDTEEIKAKIMSHPQYSTLIGAYIDCQTVGAPPDVVARLSAIARELQSRSRCRQEASSDPELDQFMEAYCGLLVKYREELTRPLHEATDFLRRVESQFNALTNTPSSRIFYSDEGCEGVASSEEEADASGGETDVSLIDPHADDKELKHHLLKKYSGYLSSLRQELSKKKKKGKLPKEARQKLLSWWALHYKWPYPSETEKVALAESTGLDQKQINNWFINQRKRHWKPSEDMHLVVMDGFHPQNAAASLYMEGQYMGNGVYRTGP; encoded by the exons ATGGAGGAGTTCTCTCACTTGGGAGGTGGGAGCACATCAAGGGGGGCTAATTTCTTGTACCTTCCCTCgtcgaccaccaccaccacatcaGCTGCTGCGCAGCTGAACGCCGCCGCGTATGGCCGGAGTTGTCACCCAACCCTACCTTACCTCCAACCTCCCGTACCGCTTAAACCCGAAGTTGGGTCTTCTCTACAGCCATCATCATCTCAGGAAAGAGCAGTCGATGGACGAGGACAGGGAGAGATCTCTCCAGGAGATACAGAGGAGATCAAGGCCAAGATCATGTCTCACCCTCAGTATTCTACCCTCATCGGTGCCTATATCGACTGCCAAACG GTGGGGGCGCCGCCGGACGTGGTGGCACGGCTCTCGGCCATAGCCCGAGAGCTCCAGTCGCGCTCCCGCTGCCGTCAGGAGGCCTCCTCCGACCCCGAGCTGGACCAGTTCATG GAAGCATACTGTGGTTTGCTGGTGAAGTACCGAGAGGAGCTAACGAGGCCATTGCACGAGGCCACGGACTTCCTTAGGAGGGTCGAGTCACAGTTCAACGCACTCACCAACACTCCATCGTCGCGGATCTTCTATTCCG ATGAAGGATGCGAAGGGGTTGCATCATCTGAAGAGGAGGCCGATGCCAGCGGCGGTGAAACTGATGTTTCATTGATAGATCCTCACGCCGATGACAAGGAGCTGAAGCACCATCTTCTGAAGAAGTACAGTGGGTACTTGAGCAGCCTCAGGCAAGAGctgtccaagaagaagaagaaagggaagctGCCAAAGGAAGCCCGGCAGAAGCTACTCAGCTGGTGGGCGCTGCACTACAAGTGGCCATATCCATCG GAAACCGAAAAGGTGGCGCTGGCCGAATCCACGGGCCTTGATCAGAAGCAGATCAACAACTGGTTCATAAACCAAAGGAAACGGCATTGGAAGCCATCGGAGGACATGCACTTAGTCGTGATGGATGGGTTTCATCCGCAGAACGCTGCTGCTTCCCTGTACATGGAAGGGCAATACATGGGCAATGGCGTTTACCGCACCGGTCCCTGA